Proteins encoded within one genomic window of Streptomyces sp. NBC_00523:
- a CDS encoding GNAT family N-acetyltransferase encodes MHLRTATRPDLPAVLALLADENAVTDPASVVVGEAHEKAFADIAADARNEILVLEADGTVVGCLQATYIPGLGKGGAERALIEAVRVRADRRGGGPGRRLMEPAVERARLRGCALVQLTSDRSRTGAHRFYTSLGFTASHEGFKLFL; translated from the coding sequence GTGCATCTGCGTACCGCCACCCGCCCCGACCTGCCCGCCGTCCTCGCCCTGCTCGCCGACGAGAACGCGGTGACGGACCCCGCGTCGGTCGTGGTGGGCGAGGCGCACGAGAAGGCGTTCGCCGACATCGCGGCCGACGCGCGCAACGAGATCCTGGTGCTGGAGGCGGACGGAACGGTGGTGGGCTGCCTTCAGGCCACCTACATCCCGGGGCTCGGCAAGGGCGGTGCGGAGCGGGCGCTGATCGAGGCCGTGCGGGTCAGGGCGGACCGCCGGGGCGGCGGTCCGGGGCGGCGGCTGATGGAGCCGGCGGTCGAGCGGGCCCGGCTGCGCGGCTGCGCGCTGGTGCAGCTCACCAGCGACCGGAGCCGGACGGGCGCGCACCGCTTCTACACCTCGCTGGGGTTCACCGCGAGCCACGAGGGCTTCAAACTCTTCCTCTGA
- the dapA gene encoding 4-hydroxy-tetrahydrodipicolinate synthase codes for MTPSAAVRPRPFGRTLCAMITPFTADGALDRETAAAHAAALVAGGCDGLVLSGTTGESPTTSDAEKEDLLRAVRDAVGPDVPLVAGVGTADTRHTIELAHQAERAGADGLLVVTPYYSRPPQAAVEAHFRRIADTAGLPVMLYDIPGRTGTRIEPETMLRLAEHPRIVAVKDCSQDLLTATRVIAAGGLAYYSGCEELNLPLYAVGGAGYVSTVANVVPGRMRAVLDAFDAGDTDGAARLNARLAPLTALMMASGLPGTVTAKALLAAGPVREPLQPAGREASDGLRAAYEELLVAA; via the coding sequence ATGACGCCTTCCGCCGCTGTCCGCCCGCGCCCTTTCGGCCGCACCCTCTGCGCCATGATCACCCCGTTCACCGCCGACGGCGCCCTCGACCGGGAGACCGCCGCCGCGCACGCCGCGGCGCTGGTCGCGGGCGGCTGCGACGGGCTGGTGCTCAGCGGCACGACCGGCGAGTCCCCCACCACCTCCGACGCGGAGAAGGAGGACCTGCTGCGCGCGGTGCGCGACGCGGTCGGCCCGGACGTGCCGCTGGTGGCGGGCGTCGGCACCGCGGACACCCGGCACACCATCGAGCTGGCGCACCAGGCGGAACGGGCGGGCGCGGACGGGCTCCTGGTGGTGACCCCGTACTACAGCAGGCCCCCGCAGGCGGCCGTGGAGGCACACTTCCGGCGCATCGCGGACACGGCGGGCCTGCCGGTGATGCTGTACGACATCCCCGGCCGCACCGGCACCCGCATCGAGCCGGAGACGATGCTGAGGCTCGCGGAGCACCCGCGCATCGTGGCCGTGAAGGACTGCTCGCAGGACCTGCTGACGGCGACCCGGGTGATCGCGGCCGGCGGGCTCGCCTACTACTCGGGCTGCGAGGAGCTGAATCTGCCACTGTACGCGGTGGGCGGTGCCGGGTACGTCAGCACGGTCGCCAACGTGGTTCCGGGCCGGATGCGGGCGGTACTGGACGCGTTCGACGCCGGGGACACCGACGGGGCCGCCCGGCTGAACGCGCGGCTGGCCCCGCTGACCGCGCTGATGATGGCGTCCGGCCTGCCCGGCACGGTGACCGCGAAGGCGCTGCTGGCGGCGGGCCCGGTCCGCGAACCGCTGCAGCCCGCCGGGCGCGAGGCGTCCGACGGGCTGCGTGCGGCGTACGAGGAACTCCTCGTGGCCGCTTAG
- the dapD gene encoding 2,3,4,5-tetrahydropyridine-2,6-dicarboxylate N-succinyltransferase gives MTDTTSTRTTGAVAAGLATIAGDGAVLDTWFPAPELTAEPGPAGTERLSPDQAVNLLGEGAAKAIGVDARRGVEVVAVRTVIASLDDKPLDAHDVYLRLHLLSHRLVQPHGQNLDGIFGHLANVAWTSLGPVAVDDLEKVRLNARAEGLYLQVTSVDKFPRMTDYVAPKGVRIADADRVRLGAHLASGTTVMHEGFVNFNAGTLGTSMVEGRISAGVVIGDGSDIGGGASTMGTLSGGGKERIVIGERCLVGAEAGVGIALGDECVVEAGLYVTAGTRVTLPDGQVVKARELSGASNILFRRNSVTGAVEARPNNAVWDGLNDVLHSND, from the coding sequence ATGACCGACACGACTTCCACCCGTACCACCGGCGCCGTCGCCGCCGGCCTCGCCACCATCGCCGGCGACGGTGCCGTCCTCGACACCTGGTTCCCCGCCCCCGAGCTGACCGCCGAGCCCGGCCCGGCCGGAACCGAGCGGCTCAGCCCCGACCAGGCCGTCAACCTGCTCGGCGAGGGCGCCGCCAAGGCCATCGGCGTCGACGCCCGCCGCGGGGTCGAGGTCGTCGCCGTGCGCACGGTCATCGCCTCCCTGGACGACAAGCCGCTCGACGCCCACGACGTCTACCTGCGCCTGCACCTGCTCTCGCACCGCCTGGTCCAGCCGCACGGGCAGAACCTGGACGGCATCTTCGGCCACCTCGCCAACGTCGCCTGGACCTCGCTCGGCCCGGTCGCCGTGGACGACCTGGAGAAGGTGCGGCTCAACGCCCGCGCCGAGGGTCTGTACCTCCAGGTCACCTCCGTCGACAAGTTCCCGCGCATGACGGACTACGTGGCGCCGAAGGGCGTGCGGATCGCCGACGCCGACCGGGTGCGCCTCGGCGCGCACCTCGCCTCCGGCACGACCGTGATGCACGAGGGCTTCGTCAACTTCAACGCCGGCACGCTCGGCACGTCCATGGTCGAGGGCCGCATCTCCGCCGGTGTCGTCATCGGTGACGGCTCGGACATCGGCGGCGGCGCCTCCACGATGGGCACGCTCTCCGGCGGCGGCAAGGAGCGCATCGTGATCGGCGAGCGCTGCCTGGTCGGCGCGGAGGCCGGGGTCGGCATCGCGCTCGGCGACGAGTGCGTCGTCGAGGCCGGTCTGTACGTCACCGCCGGCACCCGGGTCACCCTGCCGGACGGCCAGGTGGTCAAGGCCCGCGAGCTCTCCGGCGCCTCGAACATCCTCTTCCGCCGCAACTCGGTCACCGGAGCCGTCGAGGCCCGCCCGAACAACGCGGTCTGGGACGGCCTCAACGACGTCCTGCACAGCAACGACTAA
- a CDS encoding transposase, with amino-acid sequence MGDIRELATPFVAPGPSGVAVRGRLKCLTPEDERVLRAVGDCQGGLASRDLKARCAVGLDHSAESWASRKRGLTGVSSSRIAGAITKASHDQWALARRCLAAHIRSLEAGIRTLRHRLSLPVGAKGTKRAAGGYRSRGEWFHKSRRLKALEDRLAAAVADWRSGRVRVVRGGKRLLNTRHHLAEAGLSEEEWRGRWEAARWFLAADGESGKRYGNETIRVTPDGQVSIKLPAPLAHLANSAHGRYTLTHAVGFAHRGVEWADRVEGNRAVAYRIHYDAGRGRWYLTASWQKPVVQTVPLDAARGGGVIGVDTNADHFAAYRLDTHGNPVGEPHRFGYGLSGTAAHRDAQVRHALTRLLHWARQTGVTAIAIEDLDFGAEKTREKHGRRKRFRQLISGMPTGKLKARLVSMAAAYGLAIIAVDPAYTSMWGGQHWQKPLTTSRRKMSRHDAAGIAIGRRALGHPIRRRTTPPRAHQSDAHGHRTVQAAPGAPGREGPRPRIPGPRTRSVPPGAARTRATRTPKTVRDVRSARMWVQDPLLVTE; translated from the coding sequence GTGGGCGATATACGGGAGTTGGCGACGCCGTTCGTGGCGCCCGGGCCCTCCGGTGTGGCGGTGCGGGGCCGACTGAAGTGCCTCACCCCCGAGGACGAGCGGGTGTTGCGGGCCGTCGGCGATTGCCAGGGTGGGCTGGCGTCGCGTGATCTGAAGGCGCGGTGTGCGGTCGGCCTGGATCACAGTGCTGAGTCGTGGGCTTCGCGTAAGCGTGGGTTGACGGGGGTGTCGTCTTCGCGGATTGCTGGGGCGATCACGAAGGCGTCGCATGATCAGTGGGCGCTGGCCCGGCGGTGCCTGGCCGCGCATATCCGTTCGCTGGAGGCCGGGATCAGGACGTTGCGGCACCGGTTGTCGCTCCCGGTCGGGGCCAAGGGGACGAAGCGTGCGGCGGGTGGTTACCGGTCCAGGGGTGAGTGGTTTCACAAGTCCCGCCGTCTCAAGGCCTTGGAGGACCGGCTTGCGGCTGCTGTCGCGGACTGGCGGTCGGGGCGGGTGCGGGTGGTGCGTGGCGGGAAGCGCCTGTTGAACACCCGCCATCATCTGGCCGAGGCTGGGCTGAGCGAGGAGGAGTGGCGGGGGCGGTGGGAGGCGGCGCGGTGGTTCCTGGCGGCGGACGGCGAGTCCGGGAAGCGGTACGGCAACGAGACCATCCGCGTCACCCCGGACGGCCAGGTCAGCATCAAGCTGCCCGCCCCGCTCGCTCACCTCGCCAACAGCGCTCATGGCCGCTACACCCTCACCCACGCGGTCGGGTTCGCGCACCGGGGCGTGGAGTGGGCCGACCGCGTCGAAGGCAACCGTGCCGTTGCCTACCGCATCCATTACGACGCCGGGCGGGGGCGTTGGTACCTGACGGCGTCTTGGCAGAAGCCAGTTGTGCAGACCGTCCCGTTGGATGCGGCGAGGGGCGGGGGTGTGATCGGGGTGGACACCAACGCCGACCACTTCGCCGCCTACCGCCTTGACACGCACGGCAACCCGGTCGGCGAACCCCACCGCTTCGGCTACGGCCTGTCAGGAACGGCCGCGCATCGTGACGCGCAGGTCCGCCACGCTCTCACCCGTCTCCTGCACTGGGCGAGGCAGACGGGTGTCACCGCGATCGCCATCGAGGACCTGGACTTCGGGGCGGAGAAGACGCGGGAGAAGCACGGCCGGAGGAAGCGTTTCCGGCAGCTGATCTCCGGTATGCCCACCGGCAAGCTCAAGGCCCGTCTGGTTTCCATGGCCGCCGCATACGGTCTCGCGATCATCGCGGTCGATCCGGCCTATACCTCGATGTGGGGTGGTCAGCACTGGCAGAAGCCGCTGACCACCTCCCGCCGGAAGATGTCCCGTCACGATGCCGCCGGTATCGCGATCGGGCGACGCGCCCTCGGACACCCGATCCGGCGTCGGACGACACCGCCCCGTGCGCACCAGAGCGATGCGCACGGGCATCGGACCGTCCAGGCCGCACCAGGTGCCCCAGGGCGTGAGGGACCCCGCCCCCGCATTCCCGGACCACGGACACGATCCGTGCCACCGGGCGCGGCGAGAACGCGGGCGACCAGGACACCCAAAACCGTTCGGGATGTCCGCAGTGCCAGGATGTGGGTCCAAGACCCACTCCTGGTCACTGAATAG
- a CDS encoding TetR/AcrR family transcriptional regulator, translated as MARRYDPERRDRIIDAAIRVAGERGIAGLSHRSVAAAADVPLGSTTYHFASLDELLIAALRRTNENFAAVLRESAALADPEADLATELARLLGEFFAGGRGHAELEYELYLAAVRRPALRPVAAEWTDGVTALLRPRTDPATARALVALMDGICIQVLLTGGAYDEAYAREMLGRVAG; from the coding sequence ATGGCCCGGCGGTACGACCCCGAGCGGCGCGACCGGATCATCGACGCGGCGATCCGGGTGGCCGGTGAGCGGGGCATCGCCGGGCTGAGCCACCGCTCCGTCGCCGCCGCGGCCGATGTGCCGCTGGGCTCGACCACGTACCACTTCGCCTCGCTGGACGAACTGCTGATCGCCGCCCTGCGCCGGACCAACGAGAACTTCGCCGCCGTCCTGCGCGAGAGCGCCGCCCTCGCCGACCCGGAAGCGGACCTCGCCACCGAACTCGCCCGGCTGCTCGGGGAGTTCTTCGCGGGCGGGCGCGGCCACGCCGAGCTGGAGTACGAGCTGTATCTCGCCGCCGTACGCAGGCCCGCGCTGCGCCCGGTCGCCGCCGAGTGGACCGACGGCGTGACCGCCCTGCTCCGCCCGCGCACCGACCCGGCCACCGCCCGCGCCCTGGTCGCCCTGATGGACGGCATCTGCATCCAGGTGCTGCTCACGGGCGGCGCCTACGACGAGGCGTACGCCCGCGAGATGCTGGGCCGGGTCGCGGGCTGA
- a CDS encoding DMT family transporter — MGYGLLAAAIAAEVAGTTAMKYSEGFTRLWPSLITVAGYLLAFSLLAQTLKTLSVGTAYAIWAGVGTAAVALIGMFFLGESATPLKALGVLLVIAGVVVLNLGGAH; from the coding sequence ATGGGATACGGACTGCTCGCCGCGGCCATCGCGGCGGAGGTGGCGGGGACGACCGCCATGAAGTACAGCGAGGGATTCACCCGGCTCTGGCCCTCCCTGATCACCGTCGCCGGTTATCTGCTGGCCTTCTCCCTGCTCGCCCAGACCCTCAAGACCCTGTCCGTCGGCACCGCCTACGCGATCTGGGCGGGCGTCGGCACCGCGGCCGTGGCCCTCATCGGGATGTTCTTCCTGGGGGAGTCCGCCACTCCGCTCAAGGCCCTCGGCGTCCTGCTGGTCATCGCCGGTGTGGTGGTGCTCAATCTGGGCGGCGCGCACTGA
- a CDS encoding VOC family protein, translated as MALRFHQLAVDAHDLPAQARFWCAALDWRVIYEDGNEIVIGADETALPGICFLPVPEDKAVKNRLHIDLSPDDQAAEVERLTGLGARRIEVGQPSDVTWVVLADPEGNEFCVLRPKKTLTD; from the coding sequence ATGGCCCTTCGCTTCCATCAGCTCGCCGTCGACGCCCACGACCTGCCCGCCCAGGCGCGCTTCTGGTGTGCCGCCCTGGACTGGCGGGTGATCTACGAGGACGGGAACGAGATCGTCATCGGCGCCGACGAGACCGCGCTGCCCGGCATCTGCTTCCTGCCCGTGCCCGAGGACAAGGCGGTCAAGAACCGGCTGCACATCGACCTCTCGCCGGACGACCAGGCCGCCGAGGTCGAGCGGCTCACCGGGCTCGGCGCCCGGCGCATCGAGGTCGGCCAGCCGTCGGACGTGACGTGGGTGGTGCTGGCCGATCCCGAGGGCAACGAGTTCTGCGTACTGCGCCCGAAGAAGACGCTGACCGACTAG
- a CDS encoding metal-sulfur cluster assembly factor — translation MSDNETVTTKPASEEEVREALYDVVDPELGIDVVNLGLIYGIHIDDANIATLDMTLTSAACPLTDVIEDQAKSATDGIVNELRINWVWMPPWGPDKITDDGREQLRALGFNV, via the coding sequence ATGAGCGACAACGAGACCGTGACGACCAAGCCGGCCTCCGAGGAGGAGGTCCGCGAAGCGCTGTACGACGTGGTCGACCCCGAGCTGGGCATCGACGTCGTCAACCTGGGGCTGATCTACGGCATCCACATCGATGACGCCAACATCGCCACCCTCGACATGACCCTGACGTCCGCGGCCTGTCCGCTGACCGATGTCATCGAGGACCAGGCGAAGTCCGCGACGGACGGCATCGTCAACGAGCTCCGGATCAACTGGGTCTGGATGCCGCCGTGGGGCCCCGACAAGATCACGGACGACGGCCGCGAGCAGCTGCGCGCGCTGGGCTTCAACGTCTGA
- the sufU gene encoding Fe-S cluster assembly sulfur transfer protein SufU, producing the protein MKLDSMYQEVILDHYKHPHGRGLRDGDAEVHHVNPTCGDEITLRVRYDGETLADVSYEGQGCSISQASASVLNELLVGKELGEAQKIQAAFLELMQSKGQLEPDDAMEEVLEDAVAFAGVSKYPARVKCALLSWMAWKDATAQALSEGKTA; encoded by the coding sequence GTGAAGCTGGATTCCATGTACCAGGAAGTGATCCTGGACCACTACAAGCACCCGCACGGGCGCGGTCTGCGGGACGGCGACGCCGAGGTGCACCACGTCAATCCGACGTGTGGTGACGAGATCACGCTGCGGGTGCGGTACGACGGCGAGACCCTCGCCGACGTGAGCTACGAGGGCCAGGGCTGCTCCATCAGCCAGGCCAGCGCCTCCGTGCTGAACGAGCTGCTGGTGGGCAAGGAACTGGGCGAGGCGCAGAAGATCCAGGCCGCGTTCCTGGAACTGATGCAGTCGAAGGGGCAGCTGGAGCCCGACGACGCGATGGAAGAGGTGCTGGAGGACGCGGTCGCGTTCGCCGGTGTCTCCAAGTACCCGGCCCGGGTGAAATGCGCGCTGCTGAGCTGGATGGCGTGGAAGGACGCGACGGCGCAGGCGCTGTCCGAAGGGAAGACCGCATGA
- a CDS encoding cysteine desulfurase: MTYLPGLLDTEAIRKDFPLLDRTVHDGKKIVYLDSAATSQKPRQVLDALNEYYERHNANVHRGVYTIAEEATALYEGARDKVAAFINAPSRDEVIFTKNASESLNLVANMLGWADEPYRVDHETEIVTTEMEHHSNIVPWQLLSQRTGAKLKWFGITDDGRLDLSNIDEIITEKTKIVSFTLVSNIMGTHNPVEQIVRRAQEVGALVCVDASQAAPHMVLDVQALQADFVAFTGHKMVGPTGIGVLWGRQELLEDLPPFLGGGEMIETVSMHSSTYAPAPHKFEAGTPPIAQAVGLGAAVDYLSSIGMENIHRHEQAITAYAVKRLLEVPDLRIIGPATAEDRGATISFTLGDIHPHDVGQVLDEQGIAVRVGHHCARPVCLRYGIPATTRASFYLYSTPAEVDALVDGLEHVRNFFA; encoded by the coding sequence GTGACATATCTGCCGGGCCTCCTCGACACCGAGGCGATCCGCAAGGACTTCCCCCTCCTGGACCGCACGGTCCACGACGGCAAGAAGATCGTGTACCTGGACAGCGCGGCGACCTCGCAGAAGCCGCGCCAGGTCCTCGACGCCCTCAACGAGTACTACGAGCGCCACAACGCCAATGTGCACCGGGGCGTGTACACGATCGCGGAGGAGGCCACGGCGCTGTACGAGGGCGCCCGTGACAAGGTCGCCGCCTTCATCAACGCGCCCAGTCGCGACGAGGTCATCTTCACGAAGAACGCCTCGGAGTCGCTGAACCTCGTGGCCAACATGCTCGGCTGGGCCGACGAGCCCTACCGGGTCGACCACGAGACCGAGATCGTCACCACGGAGATGGAGCACCACTCCAACATCGTTCCCTGGCAGCTGCTCTCGCAGCGCACGGGCGCGAAGCTGAAGTGGTTCGGCATCACCGACGACGGCCGGCTCGACCTGTCCAACATCGACGAGATCATCACCGAGAAGACGAAGATCGTCTCCTTCACGCTGGTCTCGAACATCATGGGCACGCACAACCCGGTCGAGCAGATCGTCCGCCGCGCCCAGGAGGTCGGTGCGCTCGTCTGCGTCGACGCCTCCCAGGCGGCCCCGCACATGGTGCTCGACGTGCAGGCGCTCCAGGCCGACTTCGTGGCCTTCACCGGTCACAAGATGGTCGGCCCGACCGGCATCGGCGTCCTCTGGGGACGGCAGGAACTCCTGGAGGACCTGCCGCCGTTCCTGGGTGGCGGCGAGATGATCGAGACCGTGTCGATGCACTCCTCGACCTACGCGCCCGCGCCGCACAAGTTCGAGGCCGGTACGCCCCCGATCGCCCAGGCCGTCGGCCTCGGCGCGGCCGTGGACTACCTCTCCTCGATCGGCATGGAGAACATCCACCGCCATGAGCAGGCCATCACCGCCTACGCGGTGAAGCGGCTCCTGGAGGTGCCGGACCTCAGGATCATCGGCCCGGCCACCGCGGAGGACCGCGGCGCGACGATCTCCTTCACGCTCGGCGACATCCATCCGCACGACGTGGGGCAGGTGCTGGACGAACAGGGCATCGCGGTCCGGGTCGGCCACCACTGCGCCCGCCCGGTCTGCCTGCGGTACGGAATTCCTGCGACGACGCGAGCGTCGTTCTATCTGTACTCCACGCCCGCCGAGGTCGACGCCCTGGTGGACGGCCTGGAACACGTCCGGAATTTTTTCGCCTAG
- the sufC gene encoding Fe-S cluster assembly ATPase SufC, with the protein MATLEIRDLHVSVEADNATKEILKGVDLTVKQGETHAIMGPNGSGKSTLAYSLAGHPKYTITSGTVTLDGEDVLEMSVDERARAGLFLAMQYPVEIPGVSVSNFLRTSATAVRGEAPKLRTWVKEVKETMAGLQMDPSFAERNVNEGFSGGEKKRHEILQLELLKPKVAILDETDSGLDVDALRIVSEGVNRVRETGEVGTLLITHYTRILRYIKPDFVHVFANGRIAESGGAELADKLENEGYEAYVKGGAAA; encoded by the coding sequence ATGGCAACGCTTGAAATCCGCGACCTGCACGTTTCCGTCGAGGCCGACAACGCCACGAAGGAGATCCTCAAGGGCGTCGACCTGACCGTGAAGCAGGGCGAGACCCACGCCATCATGGGCCCCAACGGGTCCGGCAAGTCCACCCTCGCGTACTCCCTCGCAGGCCACCCCAAGTACACGATCACCAGCGGCACGGTGACCCTGGACGGCGAGGACGTCCTGGAGATGTCCGTGGACGAGCGGGCCCGCGCCGGCCTGTTCCTCGCCATGCAGTACCCGGTCGAGATCCCCGGTGTCTCGGTCTCCAACTTCCTGCGTACCTCCGCCACCGCCGTCCGCGGCGAGGCGCCCAAGCTGCGTACCTGGGTGAAGGAGGTCAAGGAGACGATGGCCGGCCTCCAGATGGACCCGTCCTTCGCCGAGCGCAACGTCAACGAGGGCTTCTCCGGCGGTGAGAAGAAGCGCCACGAGATCCTTCAGCTGGAGCTCCTCAAGCCGAAGGTCGCCATCCTGGACGAGACCGACTCCGGTCTGGACGTCGACGCCCTGCGCATCGTCTCCGAGGGCGTCAACCGGGTCCGCGAGACCGGCGAGGTCGGCACCCTGCTGATCACGCACTACACCCGGATCCTCCGGTACATCAAGCCCGACTTCGTGCACGTGTTCGCCAACGGCCGGATCGCCGAGTCCGGCGGCGCCGAGCTGGCCGACAAGCTGGAGAACGAGGGCTACGAGGCCTACGTGAAGGGTGGCGCTGCCGCGTGA
- a CDS encoding bifunctional 3-phenylpropionate/cinnamic acid dioxygenase ferredoxin subunit — protein MAFVKACALSELEDDTPKRVELDGTPVSVVRTEGEVFAINDICSHANVSLSEGEVEDCSIECWLHGSSFDLRTGKPSGLPATRPVPVYPVKIEGDDVLVSVTQES, from the coding sequence ATGGCCTTCGTCAAAGCCTGTGCGCTGAGCGAGCTGGAGGACGACACCCCCAAACGGGTGGAGCTCGACGGCACGCCGGTCTCCGTCGTCCGCACCGAGGGCGAGGTGTTCGCGATCAACGACATCTGCTCGCACGCGAACGTCTCGCTGTCCGAGGGCGAGGTCGAGGACTGTTCGATCGAGTGCTGGCTGCACGGATCGAGCTTCGACCTGCGCACCGGCAAGCCGTCCGGCCTTCCCGCGACGCGCCCCGTCCCCGTATACCCCGTCAAGATCGAAGGGGACGATGTGCTCGTCTCCGTCACCCAGGAGTCCTGA
- the sufD gene encoding Fe-S cluster assembly protein SufD, with product MAEAQNIPAGSTTAGSIAVAAESTVATRMSAPPSFDVADFPVPHGREEEWRFTPLERLRGLHDGTAAATGSGVKVAIEAPEGVVVETVGRDDARLGRAGKPVDRVAAQAYSSFEQAHVVTVPKEAVLTEPIRIAVHGEGGVAYGHQVVELGAFAEAVVVIDHTGDAVLAANVDYVLGDGAKLTVVSVQDWDERAVHVGQHNALVGRDASFKSVVVTFGGDVVRLHPRIAYAGTGGEAELFGLYFTDKGQHQEHRLLVDHNTPHCKSNVAYKGALQGDEAHAVWIGDVLIQAAAEGTDTYEMNRNLVLTDGARVDSVPNLEIETGEIVGAGHASATGRFDDEQLFYLQSRGIPAEEARRLVVRGFFAELVQQIGLPDVEARLLDKIEAELEASV from the coding sequence ATGGCTGAGGCTCAGAACATCCCCGCGGGGTCCACCACCGCCGGTTCCATCGCGGTGGCCGCGGAGTCGACCGTCGCCACGCGCATGAGCGCGCCCCCGTCCTTCGACGTCGCGGACTTCCCGGTCCCGCACGGCCGCGAGGAGGAGTGGCGGTTCACCCCGCTGGAGCGGCTGCGCGGCCTGCACGACGGCACCGCCGCCGCGACCGGCAGCGGTGTGAAGGTCGCCATCGAGGCCCCCGAGGGCGTCGTGGTCGAGACCGTCGGCCGCGACGACGCCCGGCTGGGCAGGGCCGGCAAGCCGGTCGACCGGGTGGCCGCGCAGGCGTACTCGTCCTTCGAGCAGGCCCACGTCGTCACGGTCCCCAAGGAGGCCGTGCTGACCGAGCCGATCCGGATCGCCGTGCACGGCGAGGGCGGTGTCGCCTACGGCCACCAGGTCGTGGAGCTGGGCGCTTTCGCCGAGGCCGTCGTCGTCATCGACCACACCGGTGACGCGGTGCTCGCCGCCAACGTCGACTACGTCCTGGGCGACGGCGCCAAGCTGACCGTCGTCTCCGTGCAGGACTGGGACGAGCGCGCGGTCCACGTCGGCCAGCACAACGCGCTGGTCGGCCGGGACGCCTCCTTCAAGTCCGTCGTCGTCACCTTCGGCGGCGACGTGGTCCGGCTGCACCCCCGGATCGCGTACGCGGGCACCGGCGGGGAGGCCGAGCTGTTCGGCCTGTACTTCACCGACAAGGGCCAGCATCAGGAGCACCGCCTCCTGGTCGACCACAACACCCCGCACTGCAAGTCCAACGTGGCCTACAAGGGCGCGCTCCAGGGCGACGAGGCGCACGCGGTGTGGATCGGCGACGTGCTCATCCAGGCCGCCGCCGAGGGCACCGACACCTACGAGATGAACCGCAACCTGGTCCTCACGGACGGCGCGCGGGTCGACTCCGTGCCGAACCTGGAGATCGAGACCGGCGAGATCGTCGGCGCCGGCCACGCCTCCGCGACCGGCCGCTTCGACGACGAGCAGCTGTTCTACCTCCAGTCCCGCGGCATTCCGGCCGAGGAGGCCCGCCGCCTCGTCGTGCGCGGCTTCTTCGCCGAGCTGGTCCAGCAGATCGGTCTGCCGGACGTCGAGGCCCGGCTGCTCGACAAGATCGAGGCCGAGCTGGAGGCGTCGGTCTGA